The sequence GAGTGCCTTGCCGCCGGTGGTCGTCTCGGGATTCCCGAACATGACACCAATCTTCTGCCTGACTTGATTGACGAAGATAACGCATGTCTTGGTCTTGCTTATCGCCCCGGTGAGTTTCCTCAGCGCTTGGGACATCAGCCGAGCCTGAAGCCCCATCTGTGGCTCGCCCATCTCGCCCTCTATCTCGGCCCGGGGCACCAACGCCGCGACCGAATCAACGACGATAATGTCAACAGCAGTCGAGCGGACAAGCGTATCGACAATCTCAAGCGCCTGCTCCCCAGTATCAGGCTGGGAAACATAAAGCGAATCCATGTTGACACCCAGCGCCTCTGCATAGGTCGGGTCGAGCGCATGCTCAACATCGACAAATGTCGCCACGCCCGAACGCTTCTGCGCCTCGGCCACAATGGAAAGCGCAAGCGTGGTCTTGCCCGACGCATCCGGCCCGTATATCTCGACCACGCGCCCACGAGGCACGCCACCGATTCCCAGTGCAAGGTCGAGCGCCAGTGACCCGGTCGGTATGACCTCTATGTCCATGAGAGCACCCCTCTCACCCAT is a genomic window of bacterium containing:
- the recA gene encoding recombinase RecA; the protein is MAIKHDDREQKLRNAITQIEKSYGKGAIMRMGERGALMDIEVIPTGSLALDLALGIGGVPRGRVVEIYGPDASGKTTLALSIVAEAQKRSGVATFVDVEHALDPTYAEALGVNMDSLYVSQPDTGEQALEIVDTLVRSTAVDIIVVDSVAALVPRAEIEGEMGEPQMGLQARLMSQALRKLTGAISKTKTCVIFVNQVRQKIGVMFGNPETTTGGKALKFYASVRLDIRRIASLKAGAGEIIGNRTRIKVAKNKLAPPFKQVEFDIIFGEGISKEGTLIDMGLDHGVIQKGGTWFSFKDQRIGQGRENTRKFLKENKAIALEIENALREELHLPLVASPKSPEDAKPNEG